From the genome of Microtus pennsylvanicus isolate mMicPen1 chromosome 20, mMicPen1.hap1, whole genome shotgun sequence, one region includes:
- the Tdg gene encoding G/T mismatch-specific thymine DNA glycosylase isoform X1, with amino-acid sequence MDAEGARSCSLEQGQGFHSFPFQQRMAEVPNMAVTIDQQMPAEAPAQEPEPVPEAPKRRKRKTRASEPQDPVEPKKPAGSKRSGKSTKSKEKQEKITDAFKVKRKVDRFNGVSEAELLTKTLPDILTFNLDIVIIGINPGLMAAYKGHHYPGPGNHFWKCLFMSGLSEVQLNHMDDHTLPGKYGIGFTNMVERTTPGSKDLSSKEFREGGRILVQKLQKYQPRIAVFNGKCIYEIFSKEVFGVKVKNLEFGLQPHKIPDTETLCYVMPSSSARCAQFPRAQDKVHYYIKLKDLRDQLKGIERNTDVQEVQYTFDLQLAQEDAKKMAVKEEKYDPGYDAAYGSAYSGNPCDSEPCSLPSNGITANSAELRGEVAPGHIANGQWMAQPCTDQTPSFSNYGTHEQEGSHA; translated from the exons ATGGACGCGGAGGGCGCGCGCAG CTGTTCTCTGGAGCAGGGTCAGGGTTTTCACTCCTTTCCATTTCAACAAAGGATGGCCGAAGTTCCCAACATGGCGGTGACGATTGACCAGCAGATGCCAGCAGAAGCTCCTGCCCAGGAACCTGAACCTGTACCAG AGGctccaaagagaaggaaaagaaaaaccagagcaTCAGAACCCCAGGACCCCGTGGAACCCAAAAAACCTGCTGGGTCAAAAAGATCTGGCAAGTCCACAAAGtcaaaagagaaacaggagaagATCACTGACGCATTTAAAGTGAAGCGGAAAGTGGACCGCTTCAACGGGGTTTCCGAAGCCGAGCTGCTCACCAAGACACTGCCCGACATCTTGACCTTCAATCTGGACATTGTGATC attGGCATCAACCCGGGACTGATGGCTGCTTACAAAGGGCACCACTACCCTGGACCTGGGAACCATTTCT GGAAGTGTCTGTTCATGTCAGGACTGAGTGAGGTTCAGCTGAACCACATGGATGACCACACCTTACCTGGGAAGTACGGCATCGGCTTCACCAACATGGTGGAGAGGACGACGCCAGGCAGCAAGGATCTGTCCAG TAAGGAATTCCGGGAAGGAGGACGAATCCTAGTGCAGAAACTGCAGAAATACCAGCCACGAATAGCGGTGTTTAATGGAAAAT GTATTTATGAAATTTTCAGTAAGGAAGTTTTTGGAGTAAAGGTTAAGAACTTGGAATTTGGGCTTCAACCCCACAAGATCCCAGACACAGAAACC CTCTGCTACGTCATGCCGTCTTCCAGTGCCAGGTGTGCCCAGTTCCCTCGCGCCCAGGACAAGGTGCACTACTACATTAAGCTGAAGGACTTAAGAGACCAGCTGAAGGGCATTGAACGGAACACGGACGTTCAGGAGGTGCAGTACACGTTTGACCTGCAGCTCGCACAAG AGGATGCGAAGAAGATGGCTGTTAAGGAAGAGAAGTATGACCCGGGCTACGATGCAGCGTATGGCAGTGCGTACAGCGGAAACCCGTGTGATAGTGAACCCTGCAGCCTTCCTTCCAATGGGATAA CAGCCAACAGTGCGGAGCTGAGAGGAGAAGTGGCTCCCGGCCACATTGCAAATGGGCAGTGGATGGCGCAGCCGTGCACAGACCAGACCCCGTCGTTCAGTAACTATGGGACACACGAGCAGGAAGGAAGCCATGCTTGA
- the Tdg gene encoding G/T mismatch-specific thymine DNA glycosylase isoform X2 — MDAEGARSCSLEQGQGFHSFPFQQRMAEVPNMAVTIDQQMPAEAPAQEPEPVPEAPKRRKRKTRASEPQDPVEPKKPAGSKRSGKSTKSKEKQEKITDAFKVKRKVDRFNGVSEAELLTKTLPDILTFNLDIVIIGINPGLMAAYKGHHYPGPGNHFWKCLFMSGLSEVQLNHMDDHTLPGKYGIGFTNMVERTTPGSKDLSSKEFREGGRILVQKLQKYQPRIAVFNGKCIYEIFSKEVFGVKVKNLEFGLQPHKIPDTETLCYVMPSSSARCAQFPRAQDKVHYYIKLKDLRDQLKGIERNTDVQEVQYTFDLQLAQEDAKKMAVKEEKYDPGYDAAYGSAYSGNPCDSEPCSLPSNGITNSAELRGEVAPGHIANGQWMAQPCTDQTPSFSNYGTHEQEGSHA, encoded by the exons ATGGACGCGGAGGGCGCGCGCAG CTGTTCTCTGGAGCAGGGTCAGGGTTTTCACTCCTTTCCATTTCAACAAAGGATGGCCGAAGTTCCCAACATGGCGGTGACGATTGACCAGCAGATGCCAGCAGAAGCTCCTGCCCAGGAACCTGAACCTGTACCAG AGGctccaaagagaaggaaaagaaaaaccagagcaTCAGAACCCCAGGACCCCGTGGAACCCAAAAAACCTGCTGGGTCAAAAAGATCTGGCAAGTCCACAAAGtcaaaagagaaacaggagaagATCACTGACGCATTTAAAGTGAAGCGGAAAGTGGACCGCTTCAACGGGGTTTCCGAAGCCGAGCTGCTCACCAAGACACTGCCCGACATCTTGACCTTCAATCTGGACATTGTGATC attGGCATCAACCCGGGACTGATGGCTGCTTACAAAGGGCACCACTACCCTGGACCTGGGAACCATTTCT GGAAGTGTCTGTTCATGTCAGGACTGAGTGAGGTTCAGCTGAACCACATGGATGACCACACCTTACCTGGGAAGTACGGCATCGGCTTCACCAACATGGTGGAGAGGACGACGCCAGGCAGCAAGGATCTGTCCAG TAAGGAATTCCGGGAAGGAGGACGAATCCTAGTGCAGAAACTGCAGAAATACCAGCCACGAATAGCGGTGTTTAATGGAAAAT GTATTTATGAAATTTTCAGTAAGGAAGTTTTTGGAGTAAAGGTTAAGAACTTGGAATTTGGGCTTCAACCCCACAAGATCCCAGACACAGAAACC CTCTGCTACGTCATGCCGTCTTCCAGTGCCAGGTGTGCCCAGTTCCCTCGCGCCCAGGACAAGGTGCACTACTACATTAAGCTGAAGGACTTAAGAGACCAGCTGAAGGGCATTGAACGGAACACGGACGTTCAGGAGGTGCAGTACACGTTTGACCTGCAGCTCGCACAAG AGGATGCGAAGAAGATGGCTGTTAAGGAAGAGAAGTATGACCCGGGCTACGATGCAGCGTATGGCAGTGCGTACAGCGGAAACCCGTGTGATAGTGAACCCTGCAGCCTTCCTTCCAATGGGATAA CCAACAGTGCGGAGCTGAGAGGAGAAGTGGCTCCCGGCCACATTGCAAATGGGCAGTGGATGGCGCAGCCGTGCACAGACCAGACCCCGTCGTTCAGTAACTATGGGACACACGAGCAGGAAGGAAGCCATGCTTGA
- the Tdg gene encoding G/T mismatch-specific thymine DNA glycosylase isoform X3 yields MAEVPNMAVTIDQQMPAEAPAQEPEPVPEAPKRRKRKTRASEPQDPVEPKKPAGSKRSGKSTKSKEKQEKITDAFKVKRKVDRFNGVSEAELLTKTLPDILTFNLDIVIIGINPGLMAAYKGHHYPGPGNHFWKCLFMSGLSEVQLNHMDDHTLPGKYGIGFTNMVERTTPGSKDLSSKEFREGGRILVQKLQKYQPRIAVFNGKCIYEIFSKEVFGVKVKNLEFGLQPHKIPDTETLCYVMPSSSARCAQFPRAQDKVHYYIKLKDLRDQLKGIERNTDVQEVQYTFDLQLAQEDAKKMAVKEEKYDPGYDAAYGSAYSGNPCDSEPCSLPSNGITANSAELRGEVAPGHIANGQWMAQPCTDQTPSFSNYGTHEQEGSHA; encoded by the exons ATGGCCGAAGTTCCCAACATGGCGGTGACGATTGACCAGCAGATGCCAGCAGAAGCTCCTGCCCAGGAACCTGAACCTGTACCAG AGGctccaaagagaaggaaaagaaaaaccagagcaTCAGAACCCCAGGACCCCGTGGAACCCAAAAAACCTGCTGGGTCAAAAAGATCTGGCAAGTCCACAAAGtcaaaagagaaacaggagaagATCACTGACGCATTTAAAGTGAAGCGGAAAGTGGACCGCTTCAACGGGGTTTCCGAAGCCGAGCTGCTCACCAAGACACTGCCCGACATCTTGACCTTCAATCTGGACATTGTGATC attGGCATCAACCCGGGACTGATGGCTGCTTACAAAGGGCACCACTACCCTGGACCTGGGAACCATTTCT GGAAGTGTCTGTTCATGTCAGGACTGAGTGAGGTTCAGCTGAACCACATGGATGACCACACCTTACCTGGGAAGTACGGCATCGGCTTCACCAACATGGTGGAGAGGACGACGCCAGGCAGCAAGGATCTGTCCAG TAAGGAATTCCGGGAAGGAGGACGAATCCTAGTGCAGAAACTGCAGAAATACCAGCCACGAATAGCGGTGTTTAATGGAAAAT GTATTTATGAAATTTTCAGTAAGGAAGTTTTTGGAGTAAAGGTTAAGAACTTGGAATTTGGGCTTCAACCCCACAAGATCCCAGACACAGAAACC CTCTGCTACGTCATGCCGTCTTCCAGTGCCAGGTGTGCCCAGTTCCCTCGCGCCCAGGACAAGGTGCACTACTACATTAAGCTGAAGGACTTAAGAGACCAGCTGAAGGGCATTGAACGGAACACGGACGTTCAGGAGGTGCAGTACACGTTTGACCTGCAGCTCGCACAAG AGGATGCGAAGAAGATGGCTGTTAAGGAAGAGAAGTATGACCCGGGCTACGATGCAGCGTATGGCAGTGCGTACAGCGGAAACCCGTGTGATAGTGAACCCTGCAGCCTTCCTTCCAATGGGATAA CAGCCAACAGTGCGGAGCTGAGAGGAGAAGTGGCTCCCGGCCACATTGCAAATGGGCAGTGGATGGCGCAGCCGTGCACAGACCAGACCCCGTCGTTCAGTAACTATGGGACACACGAGCAGGAAGGAAGCCATGCTTGA
- the Uqcc6 gene encoding ubiquinol-cytochrome c reductase complex assembly factor 6, producing MPGGVPWSAYVKMLSSSLLAMCAGAQVVHWYYRPDLTIPEIPPKPGELRTELLGLKERHHEPQVSQQ from the exons ATGCCCGGGGGCGTGCCCTGGTCCGCCTACGTGAAAATGCTCTCCTCCAGCCTCCTGGCCATGTGCGCCGGGGCCCAGGTGGTGCACTGGTACTACCGGCCTGACCTG acaaTACCTGAGATCCCACCAAAGCCTGGAGAACTGAGAACGGAGCTCTTGGGACTGAAAGAGAGACACCACGAGCCTCAGgtttcacagcagtag